A stretch of Amycolatopsis balhimycina FH 1894 DNA encodes these proteins:
- a CDS encoding LppX_LprAFG lipoprotein produces the protein MILRRTLLAAMALGAAIVTGCSSGGDASLPDAGALLKDSATAAGGITSTHFTLKVNGTVPGLSVHSLDGDLTKANGGGAKGTGTLELMGQVVDAQFVLVNGSLYIKGPTGGFQRIPAVLSSSIYDPSAILDPQRGIPKVLSSVQGPKTAGKEDVDGTPTYRVTGTVPKDALAALVPGVSSDANATFWLRQDGGHLPVKASLGYQGGASVDVTLSDVDKPVTVTAPA, from the coding sequence ATGATTCTGCGGCGTACTCTGCTCGCGGCGATGGCCCTGGGCGCGGCGATCGTCACCGGCTGCTCCTCGGGCGGTGACGCGTCGCTGCCCGACGCCGGTGCCCTGCTCAAGGACAGCGCGACGGCGGCGGGTGGTATCACCAGCACGCACTTCACGCTGAAGGTCAACGGCACCGTGCCGGGCCTGAGCGTGCACAGCCTCGACGGTGACCTGACCAAGGCGAACGGCGGTGGCGCGAAGGGCACCGGCACGCTGGAGCTGATGGGCCAGGTCGTCGACGCCCAGTTCGTCCTGGTGAACGGCTCGCTGTACATCAAGGGGCCCACCGGCGGGTTCCAGCGGATCCCCGCGGTGCTCAGCTCCTCGATCTACGACCCGTCCGCGATCCTCGACCCGCAGCGCGGCATCCCGAAGGTGCTGTCCTCGGTCCAGGGCCCGAAGACGGCCGGGAAGGAAGACGTCGACGGCACTCCGACGTACCGCGTCACCGGGACGGTGCCGAAGGACGCGCTGGCCGCCCTGGTGCCGGGGGTGTCCTCGGACGCGAACGCCACCTTCTGGCTCCGCCAGGACGGCGGCCACCTGCCGGTCAAGGCTTCGCTGGGGTACCAGGGCGGCGCCAGCGTGGACGTGACGCTGTCCGACGTGGACAAGCCGGTCACCGTGACCGCGCCGGCGTGA
- a CDS encoding TIGR03619 family F420-dependent LLM class oxidoreductase — protein sequence MKLGFAIPIVGPAVSGAAGLSAFCRGLEDLGYDTLWVGDRLVTPVEMHSTYPGKEQPYPPQMTRYLDPLLLWTVAATATSRVRLNASTLSTFYFEPPHLARLLTTLDVLSNGRLDIGVGLGWMKDEYDITRGADWHRRGKMLDDLLAFLHAWWTTNPVSWDSEFLSLPPVHADLRPVQAGGPPIWIGGASEAAMRRVGRSGTGWLGFEGLPDEVADRLWSIARSAAQDAGRDPDALKTAMRINLEPDVSIDVLADNLKRHAESGVDEAFVDAFAVSPSLDRMLDFAGQVIERTGRL from the coding sequence ATGAAGCTGGGTTTCGCAATTCCCATCGTCGGGCCCGCTGTCAGCGGCGCCGCCGGCCTGAGCGCGTTCTGCCGCGGACTCGAAGACCTTGGCTACGACACGCTGTGGGTCGGCGATCGCCTGGTCACGCCCGTTGAAATGCACAGCACCTATCCGGGCAAGGAGCAGCCGTACCCGCCGCAGATGACGCGTTACCTCGATCCGCTGCTGCTGTGGACCGTCGCCGCGACGGCGACCAGCCGGGTGCGGCTCAACGCCAGCACGCTCAGCACGTTCTACTTCGAGCCGCCGCACCTCGCCCGGCTGCTGACCACCCTCGACGTGCTCAGCAACGGCCGTCTTGACATCGGCGTGGGGCTAGGGTGGATGAAGGACGAGTACGACATCACCCGCGGCGCGGACTGGCATCGGCGCGGCAAGATGCTCGATGACCTGCTGGCGTTCCTGCACGCGTGGTGGACGACCAATCCGGTGTCCTGGGACAGCGAGTTCCTCTCCTTGCCGCCGGTGCACGCCGACCTGCGCCCGGTCCAGGCGGGCGGCCCGCCGATCTGGATCGGCGGGGCCAGCGAGGCCGCGATGCGCCGGGTCGGCCGCAGCGGCACCGGCTGGCTCGGGTTCGAGGGGCTGCCGGACGAGGTCGCCGACCGGCTGTGGTCGATCGCCCGCAGTGCCGCGCAGGACGCCGGCCGCGATCCTGACGCGCTGAAGACGGCGATGCGCATCAACCTCGAACCGGACGTGTCGATCGACGTACTCGCGGACAACCTCAAGCGCCACGCCGAGTCCGGTGTGGACGAAGCGTTCGTCGATGCCTTCGCCGTGTCTCCCAGCCTTGACCGGATGCTCGACTTCGCCGGCCAGGTGATCGAGCGCACCGGCCGGTTGTGA
- a CDS encoding NADPH-dependent F420 reductase, whose protein sequence is MSSISISIIGTGNMARTIGARAVAGGNTVEIMGRDRSKAADLAKALGGSATTGEWGAVPAGDIVIVALLADGVVPVVAHYGDALAGKVIVEISNPFNSAADGLAHGEGTSIAQEAAKAAPADASVVKAFNTIFRHVLEKGRPAVFIAGDDAQAKAGVEAFIKSLGLRPLDVGDLKMAYWLEGAGVVTMGLARHGVGNWDFALGVTELAG, encoded by the coding sequence ATGAGCAGCATCAGCATCAGCATCATCGGCACCGGGAACATGGCCCGCACCATCGGCGCGCGGGCGGTGGCGGGCGGCAACACCGTCGAGATCATGGGCCGCGACCGGTCCAAAGCCGCCGACCTGGCCAAGGCGCTCGGCGGCAGCGCCACGACGGGCGAGTGGGGCGCCGTCCCGGCCGGGGACATCGTCATCGTGGCCCTGCTGGCCGACGGCGTCGTTCCGGTCGTCGCCCACTACGGAGACGCCCTCGCGGGCAAGGTCATCGTCGAAATCAGCAACCCGTTCAATTCCGCGGCCGACGGGCTGGCCCACGGCGAGGGCACCTCGATCGCCCAGGAAGCCGCGAAGGCGGCCCCGGCCGATGCCAGCGTGGTGAAGGCGTTCAACACGATCTTCCGGCACGTCCTGGAGAAGGGCCGCCCCGCCGTCTTCATCGCCGGCGACGACGCGCAGGCCAAGGCGGGCGTGGAGGCGTTCATCAAGAGCCTCGGACTGCGCCCGCTGGACGTCGGCGACCTGAAGATGGCGTACTGGCTGGAAGGTGCGGGCGTGGTCACGATGGGCCTGGCCCGCCACGGCGTGGGGAACTGGGACTTCGCCCTCGGCGTCACCGAACTTGCCGGCTGA
- a CDS encoding SDR family NAD(P)-dependent oxidoreductase, which yields MGKLDGKVAVITGGTSGLALAGAKLFVDEGAHVFLSGRRKEALDDAVELIGRNVTGVQGDAADLDDLDRLFDTVKQEKGAIDVLWASAGTGEQRKLGEITEEHFDATFGLNARGTLFTVQKALPLFNDGGSIFMTGSNASLKGYPEWSVYAASKAVQQAYARVWLSELKDRRIRVNVLTPGQVATPKQEELFDEETKRQFESLIPRGKMGHPDEIATVALFLASDDSSYVNGMELAVDGGVAAI from the coding sequence GTGGGAAAGCTCGACGGCAAGGTCGCGGTGATCACGGGCGGAACGAGTGGCTTGGCGCTGGCCGGCGCCAAGCTGTTCGTCGACGAAGGAGCGCATGTTTTCCTCTCGGGCCGGCGGAAGGAGGCGCTGGACGACGCCGTCGAGCTGATCGGCCGGAACGTGACCGGCGTGCAGGGCGACGCGGCCGACCTGGACGACCTGGACCGCTTGTTCGACACGGTCAAGCAGGAAAAAGGCGCGATCGACGTGTTGTGGGCCAGCGCCGGCACGGGCGAGCAGCGCAAGCTCGGCGAGATCACCGAGGAGCACTTCGATGCCACCTTCGGGCTCAACGCGCGCGGCACGCTCTTCACGGTGCAGAAGGCGCTGCCGCTGTTCAACGACGGCGGCTCGATCTTCATGACCGGGTCGAACGCTTCGCTCAAGGGCTATCCCGAGTGGAGTGTGTACGCGGCGAGCAAGGCCGTGCAGCAGGCCTACGCCCGCGTGTGGCTGTCCGAGCTGAAGGACCGGCGGATCCGGGTGAACGTGCTGACCCCCGGCCAGGTCGCCACGCCGAAGCAGGAGGAGCTGTTCGACGAGGAGACGAAGCGGCAGTTCGAGTCGCTGATCCCGCGGGGAAAGATGGGCCACCCCGACGAGATCGCGACGGTCGCGCTGTTCCTCGCCTCGGACGACTCGAGCTACGTGAACGGGATGGAACTGGCCGTCGACGGCGGCGTCGCGGCGATCTGA
- a CDS encoding TetR/AcrR family transcriptional regulator: protein MTELEKGPQGRRRGRGARERILSASQQLFREQGINQTGMDQLCAVAQVSKRTAYQHFSGKDELVAEYLRRFDPDVMPGVFDRTDLTPRERLLAVFEAPVNATEDDITPLCPFIGAAVEIHDPGHPARQRAHDYKKAVAARLAETAREAGATNPDELGEQLALLLDGASARNRALNAETFPTAAAIAAVLIDNAIPTAAGTVAARSNT from the coding sequence ATGACGGAGTTGGAGAAGGGCCCTCAAGGCCGGCGCCGCGGCCGGGGCGCACGCGAGCGCATCCTCAGCGCGTCACAGCAGCTGTTCCGCGAGCAAGGCATCAACCAGACCGGCATGGACCAGCTCTGCGCGGTCGCCCAGGTGTCGAAGCGCACGGCCTACCAGCACTTCTCCGGCAAGGACGAACTCGTGGCCGAATACCTGCGCCGGTTCGATCCCGACGTCATGCCCGGAGTGTTCGACCGGACCGACCTCACGCCCCGCGAACGGCTTCTCGCTGTGTTCGAGGCGCCCGTGAACGCAACAGAGGACGACATCACGCCCCTGTGCCCCTTCATCGGGGCGGCCGTCGAAATCCACGACCCCGGCCACCCCGCACGCCAACGCGCTCACGACTACAAGAAAGCCGTTGCCGCACGGCTGGCCGAGACTGCCCGCGAAGCCGGCGCCACCAACCCCGACGAACTCGGCGAACAACTGGCGCTGCTGCTCGACGGCGCCTCGGCCCGCAACCGGGCCCTCAACGCCGAAACCTTCCCCACCGCCGCCGCCATCGCCGCCGTCCTCATCGACAACGCCATCCCGACAGCAGCTGGCACGGTCGCCGCGCGGTCGAACACATAA
- a CDS encoding three-helix bundle dimerization domain-containing protein: MSTPTLDTMASEQLDLHFAQLEDRLDQDYSEVTRARLHDLVGHERARFAGARIHAFVPILVERAVRVALTAPGRHRKD; this comes from the coding sequence ATGAGCACTCCGACGTTGGACACGATGGCTTCCGAGCAGCTGGACCTCCACTTCGCCCAGCTCGAAGACCGGCTGGACCAGGACTACTCGGAGGTCACCCGAGCCCGGCTCCACGACTTGGTCGGCCACGAGCGCGCCCGGTTCGCCGGCGCTCGCATCCACGCCTTCGTCCCGATCCTGGTCGAACGGGCCGTCCGGGTGGCGTTGACCGCTCCGGGCCGGCACCGGAAAGACTGA
- the folP gene encoding dihydropteroate synthase, whose translation MIRRFTVPAAGRTLELGGRPWLMGVVNASPESFSDGALVGTADAQLAHAAQLLEEGADLIDVGGESAITNVPAVAVQEEIDRVVPVIERITRELGALVSVDTYKPEVAEAAIAAGAVLVNDVSGLRDPRLADVCARTGAALVLMHTRAAPKQRLQDASRYSDVTQDVLAFLAERMAVATARGVPEEALILDPGPDFAKTPGQTIDVLRHLNDLHALGRPLLIAVSRKDFIGALIDRCPSRRLAGTLAAVGYCTDAGGHILRVHDVGAVREYLTVRAALLGELAVDPALALAESLRHEPPATDHAG comes from the coding sequence ATGATCCGCCGTTTCACGGTCCCGGCGGCCGGCCGCACGCTCGAGCTGGGCGGCCGGCCGTGGCTGATGGGCGTCGTCAACGCCTCGCCCGAGTCGTTCTCCGACGGCGCGCTGGTCGGCACCGCCGACGCCCAGCTCGCCCACGCGGCCCAGCTGCTCGAAGAAGGCGCGGACCTCATCGACGTCGGCGGCGAGTCCGCGATCACCAACGTGCCGGCGGTCGCCGTGCAGGAGGAGATCGACCGGGTGGTGCCGGTGATCGAACGGATCACCCGCGAGCTGGGCGCCCTGGTCTCCGTGGACACCTACAAGCCCGAGGTCGCCGAAGCCGCCATCGCGGCCGGCGCGGTCCTGGTCAACGACGTCAGCGGGCTGCGTGATCCGAGGCTGGCCGACGTGTGCGCGAGGACGGGCGCAGCCCTCGTCCTGATGCACACCCGGGCCGCCCCCAAACAACGGCTGCAGGACGCGAGCCGCTACTCGGACGTCACCCAGGACGTCCTCGCCTTCCTCGCCGAGCGCATGGCGGTGGCGACGGCTCGTGGCGTACCCGAGGAAGCCCTGATCCTCGACCCCGGGCCGGATTTCGCCAAGACCCCTGGCCAGACCATCGACGTCCTCCGGCACCTGAACGATCTGCACGCGCTGGGCCGGCCGCTGCTGATAGCGGTGTCGCGCAAGGACTTCATCGGCGCCCTCATCGACCGGTGCCCGAGCCGCCGGCTGGCGGGAACGCTGGCCGCCGTCGGCTACTGCACGGATGCCGGCGGGCACATCCTGCGCGTGCACGACGTCGGCGCCGTGCGCGAGTACCTGACCGTGCGCGCGGCGCTGCTCGGCGAGCTCGCCGTGGACCCCGCCCTCGCGCTCGCGGAATCGCTGCGCCACGAGCCCCCGGCCACGGACCACGCCGGCTGA
- a CDS encoding oxidoreductase produces MAPDAQPRHWLITGVSGGLGRALAEQVLDRGGVVVGTLRDERQSAAFEALAPGRAFAVQLDTTDGPEVLADRAAEAVRLAGHIDVLVNNAGYGLVGAVEEVGEDELRHQMDTNFFGPLRLIRALLPHLRARGGGHLVNISSIAGFRGQAGLGLYNASKFALEGLSEALMAELKPLGIAVTVVEPGGFRTNWMGKGLRRAERRLAEYASVDELAGTMRRFDGLQPGDPARGAAAIITAVETADPPLRLPLGADAHQAVRGKLAEIARELDTWEHVSVSTSFEASGAG; encoded by the coding sequence ATGGCACCGGACGCGCAGCCGCGGCACTGGCTGATCACGGGCGTGTCGGGCGGGCTGGGCCGCGCCCTCGCCGAGCAGGTCCTCGACCGCGGGGGCGTCGTCGTCGGGACGCTGCGCGACGAGCGTCAGTCGGCCGCCTTCGAAGCGCTCGCCCCGGGCCGGGCGTTCGCCGTGCAGCTCGACACCACCGACGGGCCGGAGGTGCTCGCGGACCGGGCCGCTGAGGCCGTGCGGCTGGCCGGGCACATCGACGTCCTGGTCAACAACGCGGGCTACGGGCTGGTCGGCGCCGTCGAGGAGGTCGGCGAAGACGAACTGCGGCATCAGATGGACACCAACTTCTTCGGCCCGCTTCGCCTGATCCGGGCGCTGCTGCCCCACCTGCGTGCGCGCGGGGGTGGTCATCTGGTCAACATCAGTTCGATCGCGGGGTTCCGGGGCCAGGCCGGTCTCGGGCTGTACAACGCGTCGAAGTTCGCCCTGGAAGGACTGTCGGAGGCCCTGATGGCCGAGCTGAAACCGCTCGGCATCGCCGTCACCGTCGTCGAACCCGGCGGATTCCGCACCAACTGGATGGGGAAGGGCCTGCGCCGGGCCGAGCGGCGGCTGGCCGAGTACGCGTCGGTCGACGAGCTCGCCGGCACGATGCGGCGGTTCGACGGCCTGCAGCCGGGAGACCCGGCGCGGGGTGCCGCCGCCATCATCACCGCCGTCGAGACGGCCGACCCGCCGCTGCGGCTGCCGCTGGGCGCCGACGCCCACCAGGCGGTCCGCGGCAAGCTCGCCGAGATCGCCCGCGAACTCGACACCTGGGAACACGTGAGCGTCTCGACGTCGTTCGAAGCGTCCGGGGCCGGATGA
- a CDS encoding FadR/GntR family transcriptional regulator, producing MTAASRTSIVRVPKAGEMIAADLRRQIVLGELAKDDVLPSETALMERYGVSRPTLREAFRILESEQLINIRRGARGGARVLVPDSRVAARYAGLLLQYRKASIADVYEARSLLETAAVRTLAAKRTATDLQVLTELVEKGETLIGNAVGYAEHDADFHELLVKLSGNDTLDVLAGMLFHLIDAHHRAYAATQDDVPAFASAKVVQRAHVKLLDLIQARDADGATEFWRKHLKQVSNYMTRGEVPELVDILS from the coding sequence ATGACCGCCGCGTCCAGAACGAGCATCGTGCGCGTGCCGAAGGCGGGCGAGATGATCGCTGCCGACCTGCGGCGCCAGATCGTCCTCGGCGAGCTGGCGAAGGACGACGTGCTGCCCTCCGAGACAGCCTTGATGGAGCGGTACGGCGTGTCCCGGCCGACTTTGCGTGAGGCGTTCCGCATCCTCGAATCGGAGCAGCTGATCAACATCCGGCGTGGCGCTCGCGGCGGGGCTCGCGTGCTGGTGCCCGACTCCCGGGTCGCCGCCCGCTATGCCGGCCTGCTCCTGCAGTACCGCAAGGCGTCCATCGCCGACGTCTACGAAGCTCGCAGCCTCCTGGAAACCGCCGCCGTGCGCACCCTCGCGGCCAAGCGCACCGCCACGGACCTGCAGGTGCTGACCGAGCTCGTCGAAAAGGGCGAGACGCTCATCGGCAACGCGGTGGGTTACGCCGAACACGACGCGGACTTCCACGAGCTGCTGGTGAAGCTGTCCGGCAACGACACGCTCGACGTGCTCGCCGGGATGCTCTTCCACCTCATCGACGCCCACCACCGCGCCTATGCCGCCACGCAGGACGACGTTCCCGCGTTCGCCTCGGCCAAGGTCGTCCAGCGCGCCCATGTCAAGTTGCTGGACCTGATCCAGGCGCGGGACGCCGACGGGGCGACGGAGTTCTGGCGCAAGCACCTCAAGCAGGTCAGCAACTACATGACCCGCGGCGAGGTGCCGGAGCTCGTCGACATCCTGTCCTGA
- a CDS encoding enoyl-CoA hydratase-related protein, translated as MSGYETLLTALDAGVLTVTLDRPGRLNAITPDLVRELLAVLDAADADDEVRAIIVTGAGRAFCAGADLGAGSGAFDHREAGAEHRDLGGLVALRLYASTKPVIAAVNGPAVGAGAGLTLPMDIRLASTTARFGFVYARRGIVPESAAAWFLPRAVGMQRAMEWVATGRIFDAAEALAGGLVRSVHEPDELLPAAIGIAREIAANTAPVSVALSRQLMWRMLGEAHPMAAHRLDSRLMGELGGGPDAAEGIESFLAKRPPAFPGRVSTGLPPGWPWWPEEAFRP; from the coding sequence GTGTCCGGCTACGAAACCCTGCTGACCGCCCTCGACGCCGGCGTCCTGACGGTCACCCTCGACCGGCCCGGAAGGCTCAACGCGATCACCCCCGACCTCGTGCGGGAACTGCTCGCCGTCCTGGACGCCGCCGACGCCGACGACGAGGTGCGGGCGATCATCGTCACCGGCGCCGGTCGGGCCTTCTGCGCGGGCGCCGACCTCGGTGCCGGAAGTGGCGCGTTCGACCACCGCGAGGCGGGTGCGGAGCACCGGGACCTCGGCGGCCTCGTCGCGCTGCGGCTCTACGCGAGTACCAAGCCGGTGATCGCCGCGGTCAACGGCCCGGCGGTCGGGGCGGGCGCCGGGCTGACCCTGCCGATGGACATCCGGCTCGCGTCCACCACCGCCCGGTTCGGGTTCGTCTACGCCCGCCGCGGCATCGTGCCGGAGTCCGCGGCCGCCTGGTTCCTGCCCCGGGCCGTGGGCATGCAACGCGCCATGGAATGGGTCGCCACCGGCCGGATCTTCGACGCCGCCGAGGCGCTCGCGGGCGGCCTGGTCCGGTCCGTGCACGAGCCGGACGAACTGCTGCCCGCCGCCATCGGCATCGCGCGCGAGATCGCAGCGAACACCGCGCCTGTGTCGGTCGCGCTCTCCCGTCAGCTGATGTGGCGGATGCTCGGCGAAGCGCATCCGATGGCCGCGCACCGGCTCGACTCGCGGCTGATGGGCGAGCTCGGCGGCGGTCCGGACGCGGCGGAGGGCATCGAGTCGTTCCTGGCCAAACGCCCGCCGGCGTTTCCCGGGCGGGTCAGCACCGGCCTGCCGCCGGGCTGGCCGTGGTGGCCGGAGGAGGCTTTCCGGCCGTAA
- a CDS encoding acyl-CoA dehydrogenase family protein yields MTTATSQEDLDALRATVRDFLEAVSGEEAARELIESEAPFDPKVWAQLSGELRLAGLAIPEAYGGDGFGLVELGVVLEEMGRSLLCAPFFSSVVLAATTLLAAGDDVACARYLPGIAAGTTTAALAVTEADGAWGPRRITTVAEETSPGQWSLTGRKSFVIDGTTADLLLVVARAGVGLSLFAVDRQAPGVRAEALRSLDATRAQAQVTFEAAPATRVGEDGAGECVFGPVLDVASVCLAAEQAGGARRVLETAAEYARTRHQFGRPIGSFQAVKHKCADMLVHVELAEATAREAARLHDEDPAGLPAAAAAAHACCSRAYLFAAMENIQVHGGIGFTWEHSAHLHFRRAKSAQLLFGGPAAYHERLLAALGV; encoded by the coding sequence GTGACGACAGCGACTTCGCAGGAAGACCTCGACGCGTTGCGCGCGACCGTGCGCGACTTCCTCGAGGCGGTCTCGGGCGAGGAAGCCGCGCGGGAGCTGATCGAGTCCGAAGCACCGTTCGACCCCAAGGTGTGGGCGCAGCTGTCCGGCGAACTGCGGCTGGCCGGTCTCGCCATTCCGGAAGCCTACGGCGGCGACGGTTTCGGGCTGGTGGAGCTGGGTGTCGTGCTGGAGGAGATGGGCCGCTCGCTGCTGTGCGCGCCGTTCTTTTCCTCCGTCGTCCTGGCCGCCACCACGCTCCTGGCCGCCGGTGACGACGTCGCCTGCGCGCGGTACCTGCCGGGAATCGCGGCGGGCACGACGACGGCGGCCTTGGCGGTGACCGAGGCCGACGGCGCGTGGGGCCCCCGCCGGATCACTACGGTGGCGGAGGAGACTTCGCCGGGCCAGTGGTCGTTGACCGGGCGCAAGAGCTTCGTGATCGACGGGACCACCGCCGACCTGCTGCTGGTCGTGGCCCGTGCGGGCGTCGGCCTTTCGCTGTTCGCCGTGGATCGGCAGGCGCCGGGGGTGCGTGCCGAAGCCCTGCGTTCGCTGGACGCCACGCGAGCGCAGGCACAGGTCACCTTCGAGGCCGCACCGGCGACACGGGTCGGCGAGGACGGTGCGGGGGAGTGCGTCTTCGGACCGGTGCTCGACGTCGCGTCCGTCTGCCTCGCGGCCGAACAGGCCGGGGGAGCGCGCCGGGTGCTGGAAACCGCCGCCGAGTACGCCCGGACCCGCCACCAGTTCGGCCGGCCCATCGGCTCGTTCCAGGCGGTCAAGCACAAGTGCGCGGACATGCTGGTGCACGTCGAGCTGGCCGAGGCGACGGCCCGCGAAGCCGCCCGGCTGCACGACGAGGACCCCGCCGGGCTGCCGGCGGCCGCGGCGGCGGCACATGCCTGCTGTTCCCGTGCCTACCTCTTCGCCGCCATGGAGAACATCCAGGTGCACGGTGGGATCGGGTTCACCTGGGAACATTCGGCACACCTGCACTTCCGCCGCGCCAAGTCCGCCCAGCTGCTCTTCGGCGGCCCCGCGGCCTACCACGAGCGGCTGCTCGCGGCGCTCGGCGTCTGA
- a CDS encoding acyl-CoA dehydrogenase family protein — MQHDLEPDFVDEVRRFLDAHADRRPEPAAFRWGDGDDRVAYFSADPPDVERAAVDRARAWQRTRYENGFGWITGPPEYGGRGLTAVHDMLYDAVEAEYDVPDTGTIGVVGLGMVGPTILAHARQHLKDRWLPAMYRGDAIACQLFSEPGAGSDLAAVRTTAVRDGADWVLNGQKVWTSVAHLSQIGLALARTDPDAPKHRGITAFLVPMDAPGVEVRPLRQMTGGADFNEVFLTDVRVPDDHRLGDVDGGWTVALTTLMNERATVGNEGVGAVSAALTPDRLAALMRAAGHEDDGALRARLAELLVDLTATAQLNARAIRRMRAGVAPGPEMSVSKLMYAQNLTKAAHFAADVLGQRVIADTGEWGTFAWTELLLATPALRILGGTEEIMKNILAERVLGLPKEPGIDTRSPFRALRHSVADQGGRS; from the coding sequence ATGCAGCACGACCTCGAACCGGACTTCGTCGACGAGGTCCGCCGGTTCCTCGACGCGCACGCCGATCGCCGGCCCGAGCCCGCCGCGTTCCGCTGGGGTGACGGCGACGACCGGGTGGCCTACTTCAGCGCCGACCCGCCGGACGTCGAACGGGCCGCGGTGGATCGCGCGCGGGCCTGGCAGCGGACCCGGTACGAAAACGGGTTCGGCTGGATCACCGGCCCGCCCGAGTACGGCGGGCGGGGCCTGACCGCCGTCCACGACATGCTCTACGACGCCGTCGAGGCGGAGTACGACGTGCCGGACACCGGCACGATCGGTGTGGTCGGGCTGGGGATGGTCGGCCCGACCATCCTGGCCCACGCGCGGCAGCACCTGAAGGACCGGTGGCTGCCGGCGATGTACCGCGGCGACGCCATCGCCTGCCAGCTGTTCAGCGAGCCCGGCGCCGGGTCCGACCTCGCGGCCGTACGTACTACGGCGGTGCGTGACGGCGCGGATTGGGTCCTCAATGGACAGAAGGTGTGGACGTCGGTCGCGCACCTCAGCCAGATCGGCCTCGCCCTGGCCCGGACCGACCCGGACGCCCCCAAGCACCGCGGCATCACCGCGTTCCTCGTGCCGATGGACGCACCCGGCGTCGAGGTCCGGCCGCTGCGCCAGATGACCGGCGGCGCCGACTTCAACGAGGTCTTCCTGACCGACGTCCGGGTCCCCGACGACCATCGGCTCGGCGACGTCGACGGGGGCTGGACGGTCGCGCTGACCACCCTGATGAACGAGCGGGCGACGGTCGGCAACGAAGGTGTCGGCGCGGTGAGCGCGGCTCTGACGCCGGACCGGCTGGCCGCGTTGATGCGGGCAGCCGGTCACGAAGACGATGGCGCGCTGCGCGCCAGGCTGGCCGAACTGCTCGTCGACCTGACCGCCACCGCGCAGCTGAACGCGCGGGCGATCCGACGGATGCGGGCCGGGGTGGCGCCGGGACCGGAGATGTCGGTGTCGAAGCTGATGTACGCGCAGAACCTCACCAAGGCCGCGCACTTCGCAGCGGACGTGCTGGGTCAGCGAGTGATCGCCGACACCGGCGAGTGGGGAACCTTCGCCTGGACCGAGCTGCTGCTGGCCACCCCCGCGTTGCGAATCCTCGGTGGCACCGAGGAAATCATGAAGAACATCCTCGCGGAACGGGTGCTCGGCCTGCCGAAGGAACCGGGCATCGACACCCGGTCGCCGTTTCGCGCGCTGCGCCATTCCGTGGCGGACCAAGGAGGCCGGTCGTGA